The following coding sequences are from one Geothrix sp. window:
- a CDS encoding B12-binding domain-containing radical SAM protein: MKLALVAIHIEPSPRALPLGPAMLASVLRGAFGEVIQTRVVDAFVTEPAAACAARILASDPDLVGFSMYVWNRSQTLEIAARLKANRPDIVIFAGGAEATADVAGVLADPSMDFVLPGEGEEILVEAMGRLLQGDPPRALAEWARPRPVKDLTDLPSPYLDGTLRPEDYGGALWELSRGCPFTCDFCFEARGTAGTRRIPLARVEAELDLFEARGIREVFVLDPTFNYHKVQAKQVLRLIAAKAPGTHFFFEVRSEFLDREMAGLFAAIRCTLQIGLQSAHDDVLRNISRSFDPEDFEAKILLLHQAGVPYGFDLIYGLPGDTLEGFRESVDFAMGLVPNHLDVFRLSVLPGTRLAETAAGLQLRHEAHNPYRVLSSPSFSAADMDQAGRIAKGCDALYNQGRAVPWFGMLLEPLELRPSEVFEAFAAWLEAHPEAAPIETQRGFFRSLFEARGDRLLGDLAADVIACFSYSSALMDEPSDEAAAVRRVSFHHDPRALMAQIEEGTTRLEELAFSVEAMPCEVEFALVDGELILRVQ; the protein is encoded by the coding sequence ATGAAGCTGGCCCTGGTGGCGATCCACATCGAACCCTCCCCCCGGGCCCTGCCCCTGGGGCCGGCCATGCTGGCCTCGGTGCTCCGGGGCGCCTTCGGGGAGGTGATCCAGACCCGGGTGGTGGATGCCTTCGTGACCGAGCCGGCCGCGGCCTGCGCCGCGCGGATCCTGGCCAGCGATCCGGATCTGGTGGGGTTCTCCATGTATGTCTGGAACCGCAGCCAGACCCTGGAGATCGCCGCCCGCCTGAAGGCCAACCGGCCGGACATCGTCATCTTTGCCGGCGGGGCCGAGGCCACGGCGGATGTCGCGGGCGTCCTGGCGGACCCGTCCATGGACTTCGTGCTGCCGGGAGAGGGCGAGGAGATCCTCGTCGAGGCCATGGGGCGCCTCCTCCAGGGGGACCCGCCCCGGGCCCTCGCCGAGTGGGCGCGGCCCCGGCCGGTGAAGGACCTGACGGACCTGCCCTCGCCCTACCTGGATGGCACCCTGCGCCCCGAGGACTATGGCGGGGCGCTCTGGGAGCTCTCCCGGGGCTGTCCCTTCACCTGCGACTTCTGCTTCGAGGCCCGGGGCACGGCGGGCACACGCCGGATCCCCCTGGCCCGGGTGGAGGCGGAACTGGACCTGTTCGAGGCCCGGGGCATCCGCGAGGTCTTCGTCCTCGATCCCACCTTCAACTACCACAAGGTCCAGGCCAAGCAGGTGCTGCGGCTCATCGCGGCCAAGGCCCCCGGCACCCACTTCTTCTTCGAGGTCCGCAGCGAGTTCCTGGATCGGGAGATGGCCGGGCTCTTCGCGGCCATCCGCTGCACCCTGCAGATCGGCCTGCAGAGCGCCCACGATGACGTGCTCCGGAACATCAGCCGGAGCTTCGACCCGGAGGACTTCGAGGCCAAGATCCTCCTGCTGCACCAGGCCGGCGTGCCCTACGGCTTCGACCTCATCTACGGGCTTCCCGGCGACACCCTCGAGGGGTTCCGGGAAAGCGTGGATTTCGCCATGGGCCTGGTGCCCAACCACCTCGACGTCTTCCGCCTCTCGGTGCTCCCGGGCACGCGCCTGGCCGAGACGGCCGCCGGGCTCCAGCTGCGGCACGAGGCCCACAACCCCTACCGCGTGCTCAGCTCGCCCAGCTTCAGCGCCGCGGACATGGATCAGGCCGGCCGCATTGCCAAAGGCTGCGACGCCCTCTACAACCAGGGCCGGGCCGTGCCCTGGTTCGGCATGCTGCTGGAGCCGCTGGAGCTGAGGCCATCCGAGGTCTTCGAAGCCTTCGCCGCGTGGCTGGAGGCCCACCCCGAGGCCGCGCCCATCGAGACCCAGCGCGGCTTCTTCCGGTCCCTCTTCGAAGCGCGGGGCGACCGCCTGCTGGGCGATCTGGCCGCGGACGTGATCGCCTGCTTCAGTTATTCCTCGGCCTTGATGGACGAGCCCAGCGACGAAGCAGCAGCTGTCCGACGCGTCTCCTTCCACCACGATCCCAGGGCGCTCATGGCCCAGATCGAGGAGGGAACCACGCGGCTGGAAGAGCTGGCC
- the proB gene encoding glutamate 5-kinase — protein sequence MNHPSKASPEPLQRVGLASAQRIVLKLGTQVVLDGEGRPALSRLYGLMETVAELRRRGAQPVLVSSGAVGLGARQLGIRPESLSQKQACAAAGQGQLMSIYQEGFARMGLCAAQVLLTEDDFADPVRHANLRRTLETLLELGAIPVLNENDTVSTLELERPDPGHTPIFSDNDHLSALVATHLEADLLILLSDVTALHTANPGLDPDATPLTEVPFGADLRANLEGGSDRGRGGMVSKVEAARAAARAGVPVVLASGLAVHILARILSGESVGTLFLAAPRGGRS from the coding sequence ATGAACCATCCTTCGAAGGCCTCCCCTGAACCCCTGCAGCGTGTCGGCCTGGCCAGCGCACAGCGGATCGTGCTGAAGCTTGGCACCCAGGTCGTGCTGGATGGCGAGGGCAGGCCCGCCCTCAGCCGCCTCTACGGGCTCATGGAGACCGTGGCGGAGCTCCGCCGCCGGGGCGCCCAGCCCGTGCTGGTGTCCTCCGGGGCCGTGGGGCTCGGGGCCCGGCAGCTGGGCATCCGTCCCGAGAGCCTGTCCCAGAAGCAGGCCTGCGCGGCGGCTGGCCAGGGCCAGCTCATGTCCATCTACCAGGAGGGCTTCGCCCGCATGGGGCTCTGCGCCGCCCAGGTGCTGCTCACCGAGGACGACTTCGCCGATCCCGTCCGTCACGCCAACCTCCGGCGCACGCTGGAGACGCTGCTGGAGCTGGGCGCCATCCCCGTGCTCAATGAGAACGACACCGTCTCCACCCTGGAGCTGGAACGCCCGGATCCCGGCCACACGCCCATCTTCAGCGACAACGACCACCTCTCGGCCCTGGTGGCCACGCATCTGGAGGCGGACCTGTTGATCCTGCTGTCGGACGTGACGGCCCTGCACACCGCCAACCCCGGCCTCGACCCCGATGCCACCCCCCTGACCGAGGTCCCCTTCGGCGCCGACCTGCGGGCCAACCTGGAGGGCGGCTCCGACCGCGGCCGGGGCGGCATGGTCAGCAAGGTGGAGGCGGCCCGCGCCGCCGCCCGGGCGGGGGTTCCCGTGGTGCTGGCCTCGGGACTCGCCGTCCACATCCTGGCCCGGATCCTCTCAGGCGAATCCGTGGGCACCCTCTTCCTCGCCGCACCCAGGGGAGGCCGGTCATGA
- a CDS encoding ArnT family glycosyltransferase, with product MSDRQDSTLETSRWTVQPWDWRLLGLLVGLKLLLHLLSSNAYGFFRDELYFLDCARHMGWGYVDDAPLIAGYAKVASWLGGSLPVVRLLPALAGAGTVALSMVLARQLGGGRFAQLLTGLCILGVPVFLGMDSILCVGAFEPLFWMGCVAVVIEIVRTGNSRLWLWFGVLAGLGLENKYAMLVFGLAALVAILLTPLRRELRRPWFWAAGFLAMLIFLPTLLWQIRHGYPLLEDMANIRRLGKNVVLGPWAFIRQQIQILHPLLFPIWFAGLCSLLFGRQSRLRVLGLLYLGMLALMMGLHAKDYYLAAIYPMLFAAGAVAVEDWLARQAWSRGRLWPKATLLTAVVAVTAVLIPALLPLLSPGQLLAYQQAIGLKADKLEVHHEGPLDQRLSDQFGWPELADEVAQIYHSLTPEERANTAIYAANYGEAGAINHLGPVRGLPRAICAHQAHSLWAPPERDYSTYICLGCDEGLSRVFESVQVAAVHHHPWGMEEENRPIYLCRKPKVSIRGLWPTLKHWN from the coding sequence TTGAGTGATCGTCAGGATTCGACCCTGGAAACGAGCCGGTGGACCGTCCAGCCTTGGGACTGGCGTCTGCTTGGCCTGCTGGTGGGTCTCAAGCTGCTGCTGCATCTCCTCTCCAGCAACGCCTATGGGTTCTTCCGTGACGAGCTGTACTTCCTGGACTGCGCCCGGCACATGGGCTGGGGCTATGTGGATGACGCGCCGCTGATTGCGGGCTACGCCAAGGTCGCGTCGTGGCTGGGCGGATCCCTACCCGTCGTGCGCCTGCTGCCCGCCCTGGCGGGGGCGGGCACGGTGGCGCTGAGCATGGTGCTGGCGCGGCAGCTGGGCGGCGGCCGCTTCGCCCAGCTGTTGACAGGCCTCTGCATTCTGGGCGTGCCGGTCTTCCTCGGCATGGACAGCATCCTCTGCGTGGGTGCCTTCGAGCCGCTGTTCTGGATGGGCTGCGTCGCGGTGGTCATCGAGATCGTGCGGACCGGGAACTCCCGCCTATGGCTCTGGTTTGGCGTGCTGGCCGGCCTGGGTCTCGAGAACAAATACGCCATGCTGGTCTTTGGACTCGCGGCGCTCGTCGCCATCCTCTTGACACCCCTGCGACGGGAGCTGCGGAGGCCCTGGTTCTGGGCGGCTGGGTTCCTCGCGATGCTGATCTTCCTTCCGACACTGCTCTGGCAGATCCGCCACGGCTACCCATTGCTGGAGGACATGGCCAACATCCGGCGCCTGGGGAAGAACGTGGTGCTCGGGCCATGGGCCTTCATCCGCCAGCAGATCCAGATCCTCCACCCGCTGCTCTTCCCCATCTGGTTCGCCGGGCTCTGTTCCCTGCTGTTCGGCCGTCAATCCCGGCTCCGGGTGCTGGGCCTCCTCTACCTGGGCATGCTGGCGCTGATGATGGGGCTTCACGCCAAGGACTACTATCTGGCGGCCATCTACCCCATGTTGTTCGCGGCTGGTGCCGTCGCCGTGGAGGACTGGCTGGCCAGGCAGGCCTGGAGCCGCGGCCGGCTGTGGCCCAAGGCGACGCTGCTCACCGCGGTCGTCGCGGTGACGGCGGTGCTCATCCCCGCCCTGCTTCCCTTGCTGTCTCCGGGCCAGTTGCTGGCCTACCAGCAAGCCATCGGGCTCAAGGCCGACAAGCTGGAAGTCCACCACGAAGGGCCGTTGGACCAGCGCCTGAGTGACCAGTTCGGCTGGCCCGAACTCGCAGATGAAGTGGCGCAGATCTATCATTCGCTGACCCCTGAGGAGCGCGCCAACACTGCCATCTACGCCGCCAACTACGGCGAGGCCGGGGCCATCAACCACCTGGGGCCCGTCCGTGGGCTCCCCCGGGCCATCTGCGCCCACCAGGCCCACTCGCTGTGGGCCCCGCCGGAGCGGGATTATTCGACCTACATCTGCCTGGGCTGCGATGAGGGACTGTCACGGGTCTTCGAATCGGTGCAGGTGGCCGCCGTGCACCATCACCCTTGGGGCATGGAGGAGGAGAACCGGCCCATCTACCTGTGCCGGAAACCTAAGGTGTCCATCCGTGGACTGTGGCCGACGTTGAAGCACTGGAATTGA
- a CDS encoding type II toxin-antitoxin system PemK/MazF family toxin, whose product MTSDFQKCSRGEIWLLDWNPRRGSEQGGFRPGLIIQSDLGNHAEGARTTVVVPLTTQGRAYAFYVPIPKGKENGLPADSWANATQIFTVDKSRLTKRLGKATPVQMKALAEALSAVLDF is encoded by the coding sequence ATGACCAGTGATTTCCAGAAGTGCAGCCGGGGCGAGATCTGGCTGCTGGACTGGAACCCGCGGCGGGGCTCGGAGCAGGGTGGCTTCCGGCCCGGCCTCATCATCCAGTCCGATCTCGGCAACCATGCCGAGGGCGCCCGCACCACCGTGGTGGTGCCGCTCACGACGCAGGGGCGCGCCTATGCCTTCTACGTCCCGATCCCAAAGGGGAAGGAGAATGGCCTCCCTGCGGATTCCTGGGCCAACGCCACCCAGATCTTCACCGTGGACAAGTCCCGGCTGACCAAGCGCCTCGGCAAGGCCACGCCGGTCCAGATGAAGGCTTTGGCCGAGGCTCTCTCAGCCGTTCTGGATTTCTAG
- a CDS encoding pyridoxal phosphate-dependent aminotransferase, giving the protein MAALLSPETPAFAVPETNLVPVGDHLGKMMAIPASRMFLINKSLKVFQEKQPGVPIFDASQGDGGASLPGVPEALLDRAFELQKQHGTAYDMPFGTEAYRKAVAESYWKLAPDTGWGTANVIGTQGGRDGLQKAYQAMMALGHGRQGDVVVVSRVPWISYNWGPYGIGANVMWAPGRAEEGWAYSEDGLRACVTEAAKTGRKVAGLVITSPDNPTGQTLTLERQITLARTALEAGVAFVLFDWMYHAVGDGEPYDVNALLRAFEPELRKRLMVLDGITKSLGGSNIRNCHLLADAEVVKTIVAQASHTVIPSFFSLAVAMAAYEQGFAAASAPIAEPCRASRAWLREFLKTQGLTHIIGQGYYAFINVAAGLKAKGWADSEPLGQHFAENHGVAVVPGAFFSPYGGEWIRFSYATPVERTQGAATRLIEALKELGR; this is encoded by the coding sequence GTGGCTGCCCTTCTCTCTCCTGAAACGCCCGCCTTCGCCGTGCCCGAGACGAACCTCGTCCCGGTGGGCGACCACCTGGGGAAGATGATGGCCATCCCGGCCTCGCGCATGTTCCTCATCAACAAGTCGCTGAAGGTCTTCCAGGAGAAGCAGCCCGGCGTGCCCATCTTCGACGCCAGCCAGGGCGACGGCGGCGCCTCGCTGCCCGGCGTGCCCGAGGCCCTGCTGGACCGTGCCTTCGAGCTGCAGAAGCAGCACGGTACCGCCTACGACATGCCCTTCGGCACCGAGGCCTACCGCAAGGCCGTGGCCGAAAGCTACTGGAAGCTGGCTCCCGACACCGGCTGGGGCACGGCCAACGTCATCGGCACCCAGGGCGGCCGCGATGGCCTGCAGAAGGCCTACCAGGCGATGATGGCCCTGGGCCACGGCCGCCAGGGCGACGTGGTGGTCGTGAGCCGCGTGCCCTGGATCAGCTACAACTGGGGGCCGTACGGCATCGGCGCCAACGTGATGTGGGCCCCGGGCCGCGCCGAGGAGGGCTGGGCCTATTCCGAGGACGGCCTCCGTGCCTGCGTCACCGAAGCGGCCAAAACCGGCCGCAAGGTGGCGGGCCTCGTCATCACCAGCCCGGACAATCCCACGGGCCAGACGCTTACCCTGGAACGCCAGATCACCCTGGCACGGACCGCCCTGGAAGCCGGTGTGGCCTTCGTCCTCTTCGACTGGATGTACCACGCCGTGGGCGATGGCGAGCCCTATGACGTGAACGCGCTGCTGCGGGCCTTCGAGCCCGAGCTGCGCAAGCGCCTCATGGTGCTGGACGGCATCACCAAGAGCCTGGGCGGGTCCAACATCCGCAACTGCCACCTGCTGGCGGACGCCGAAGTGGTGAAGACCATCGTGGCCCAGGCCTCGCACACGGTGATCCCCTCCTTCTTCAGCCTGGCCGTGGCCATGGCCGCCTACGAGCAGGGGTTCGCCGCTGCCAGCGCGCCCATCGCCGAGCCCTGCCGCGCCAGCCGCGCCTGGCTGCGCGAGTTCCTGAAGACCCAGGGACTCACCCACATCATCGGCCAGGGCTACTACGCCTTCATCAACGTGGCCGCGGGCCTGAAGGCCAAGGGCTGGGCCGACAGCGAGCCCCTGGGCCAGCATTTCGCCGAAAACCACGGCGTGGCCGTGGTGCCGGGCGCCTTCTTCAGCCCCTACGGCGGCGAGTGGATCCGCTTCTCCTACGCCACCCCCGTCGAGCGCACCCAGGGCGCAGCTACACGATTGATCGAGGCCCTTAAAGAACTTGGGAGATGA
- a CDS encoding glutamate-5-semialdehyde dehydrogenase has product MTTASTDPEAIHRMAQAAREASRRLATTPSGLRSGVLLRLAQELGRRAEEILSANAQDVRAAAGLIDSSALERLKLDAVKLDAMAKGVRAVADLPDPLHQVQLRRELDAGLELTRESCPLGVLCVVFESRPDALIQISALALKSGNAVLLKGGSEARHSNAALLAAVQAALRDTGIPEAAVQGLPDRAAVAVLLQRPDLVDLVIPRGSRELVLSLQAATRIPVLGHADGLCHMFLDAAADTAMAVALVRDAKLQYPSACNAVETVLIHREAAARLLPALVADLAPRGVELRGCPSCCELIPAIAPATDADWDAEYGMPILAMKVVADLDEALAHIRAHGSGHTEAIVTEDAAIAARFLAEVDAAGVFHNASTRFADGFRYGFGAEVGISTGRLHARGPVGLEGLLSYRYLLRGSGQRVEDYAGPAARPFTHRDLIPDA; this is encoded by the coding sequence ATGACCACGGCAAGCACCGATCCCGAGGCCATCCACCGCATGGCGCAGGCCGCCCGCGAGGCCTCGCGGCGCCTGGCGACCACCCCCTCCGGGCTGCGCTCCGGCGTGCTCCTGCGCCTGGCTCAGGAGCTGGGCCGGCGCGCCGAGGAGATCCTCTCGGCCAACGCCCAGGATGTCCGCGCGGCGGCGGGCCTCATCGACTCGTCGGCCCTCGAGCGCCTGAAGCTGGACGCCGTCAAGCTCGACGCCATGGCAAAGGGCGTCCGCGCCGTGGCGGACCTGCCGGATCCCCTGCATCAGGTCCAGCTGCGGCGCGAGCTCGACGCGGGGCTCGAGCTCACCCGGGAAAGCTGTCCCCTGGGCGTGCTGTGCGTCGTCTTCGAGTCGCGGCCCGATGCCCTCATCCAGATCAGCGCCCTGGCCCTGAAGAGCGGCAACGCCGTGCTGCTCAAGGGCGGCAGCGAGGCCCGCCACTCCAATGCGGCGCTGCTCGCCGCGGTGCAGGCCGCCCTGCGGGACACGGGCATTCCCGAAGCCGCCGTGCAGGGCCTGCCGGATCGCGCGGCGGTCGCTGTGCTCCTGCAGCGCCCGGACCTGGTGGACCTGGTCATCCCCCGCGGCTCCCGGGAGCTGGTCCTGAGCCTCCAGGCCGCCACCCGCATTCCCGTGCTGGGCCACGCGGACGGGCTGTGCCACATGTTCCTCGACGCGGCCGCGGACACCGCCATGGCCGTGGCCCTGGTGCGGGATGCCAAGCTGCAGTACCCCTCCGCCTGCAATGCCGTGGAGACCGTGCTGATCCACCGTGAAGCGGCGGCCCGGCTGCTGCCCGCCCTGGTGGCGGATCTCGCTCCCCGGGGCGTGGAGCTGCGCGGCTGCCCGAGCTGCTGCGAGCTGATCCCCGCCATCGCGCCCGCCACCGACGCTGACTGGGATGCCGAGTACGGCATGCCCATCCTGGCCATGAAGGTGGTGGCTGACCTCGACGAGGCCCTAGCCCACATCCGCGCCCACGGCAGCGGCCACACCGAGGCCATCGTCACCGAGGACGCCGCCATCGCTGCCCGCTTCCTGGCCGAGGTGGACGCGGCGGGCGTCTTCCACAATGCCTCGACCCGCTTCGCCGATGGCTTCCGGTACGGCTTCGGGGCGGAGGTCGGCATCAGCACCGGACGCCTCCACGCCCGCGGACCGGTCGGCCTGGAGGGCCTGCTCAGCTACCGCTACCTGCTCCGGGGCTCGGGGCAGCGGGTCGAGGACTATGCGGGGCCCGCCGCCCGCCCCTTCACGCACCGCGATCTCATTCCTGACGCATAA
- a CDS encoding pyridoxal phosphate-dependent decarboxylase family protein, whose protein sequence is MDAQEFRRLGYQLVDWIADYREGLERLPVMSQVKPGEVRAAFPDHPPLHGGRMDVALAALERDVMPGITHWNHPSFFAYFPSNTSYSSILGDLAASGIGAQGMSWQTSPAATEVEEVVMDWLRQMVGLSPGFTGVIHDTASTATFTALLCAREKVSGYAQDTEGLQSGEAPLVVYASDQGHSSIEKAALLAGFGRSFLRLIPTDEHHAIRMDLLTAAIEKDLDIGLRPCALVAAVGTTGTTAIDPVAAMADLAEKHGLWLHVDAALAGTAMVLPECRWMWEGVERADSLVFNPHKWMGVGFDLSAYYVRDPQHLIRVMSTNPSYLRTAQDGQVSNFRDWHIQLGRRFRALKLWFYLMDVGVEGLQARLRRDLENAQWLKAQVDAAPDWERLAPVPLQTVCLRHRKPGLDEAALATHNLELARRVNDSGKAYLTPSMLKGTQMLRVSIGAEATERRHVEALWEGLRVAAQA, encoded by the coding sequence ATGGACGCCCAAGAATTCCGCCGCCTCGGTTACCAGCTCGTGGATTGGATCGCGGACTACCGCGAAGGCCTGGAGCGCCTGCCGGTCATGAGCCAGGTGAAGCCCGGCGAGGTCCGGGCCGCCTTCCCGGATCACCCGCCCCTGCACGGGGGCCGGATGGATGTGGCGCTGGCCGCCCTGGAACGGGACGTGATGCCCGGCATCACCCACTGGAACCACCCCTCCTTCTTCGCCTACTTCCCCAGCAACACCAGCTACAGCTCGATCCTCGGCGACCTGGCCGCCTCGGGCATCGGCGCCCAGGGCATGAGCTGGCAGACCAGCCCCGCCGCCACCGAGGTCGAAGAAGTGGTCATGGACTGGCTGCGCCAGATGGTGGGCCTGAGCCCGGGCTTCACCGGCGTCATCCACGACACCGCCAGCACCGCCACCTTCACCGCCCTGCTCTGCGCCCGGGAGAAGGTCTCGGGTTACGCGCAGGACACTGAGGGATTGCAGAGTGGCGAGGCACCCCTGGTGGTCTACGCCTCGGACCAGGGCCACAGCTCCATCGAGAAAGCCGCGCTGCTGGCGGGCTTCGGCCGCAGCTTCCTGCGCCTGATTCCCACGGACGAGCACCACGCCATCCGCATGGATCTCCTGACGGCGGCCATCGAGAAGGACCTCGACATCGGGCTGCGGCCCTGCGCCCTGGTGGCGGCCGTGGGCACCACGGGCACCACGGCCATTGACCCCGTGGCCGCCATGGCGGATCTCGCGGAAAAGCACGGTCTGTGGCTACACGTGGACGCCGCCCTCGCCGGCACGGCCATGGTGCTGCCCGAGTGCCGCTGGATGTGGGAAGGGGTGGAGCGGGCCGACAGCCTCGTCTTCAACCCCCACAAGTGGATGGGCGTGGGTTTCGATCTCAGCGCCTACTACGTGCGCGATCCCCAGCACCTCATCCGCGTCATGAGCACCAACCCCAGCTACCTGCGCACCGCCCAGGACGGCCAGGTGAGCAACTTCCGCGACTGGCACATCCAGCTGGGCCGCCGCTTCCGGGCGCTGAAGCTGTGGTTCTACCTCATGGACGTGGGCGTGGAGGGCCTGCAGGCCCGCCTGCGCCGGGACCTGGAGAACGCCCAGTGGCTCAAGGCGCAGGTGGACGCGGCCCCCGACTGGGAGCGTCTGGCGCCCGTGCCCCTGCAGACCGTGTGCCTCCGGCATCGCAAACCTGGCCTCGATGAAGCGGCCCTCGCCACCCACAACCTCGAGCTCGCCCGCCGCGTGAACGACAGCGGCAAGGCCTATCTGACGCCTTCCATGCTCAAGGGAACCCAGATGCTGCGCGTGAGCATCGGTGCCGAGGCCACCGAGCGGCGGCATGTGGAAGCACTGTGGGAGGGCCTGCGGGTGGCCGCACAGGCTTGA
- a CDS encoding carbonic anhydrase: protein MRLLPLILATTTFVLPADEHATPAAKAKPKAAVQAQASTPAAHGPAPAADAPDSPSAALAELSAGNARFVGGKRVRTLDTGHDAAMRAALVGGQAPFAVVITCSDSRVPDALLFDQEAGRLFTIREAGNAPDLQGIASAEYAAEHLGSKLIVVMGHTSCGAVKAVREANGKSLPGNLWALQAGMAGLLESTPQDPNEDAKGHLGRLEEANARRQAQAMLDRSALLRDLAAAEKLWIVPALYNLASGKVQFFKPIAVVPVPQAHH, encoded by the coding sequence ATGCGACTGCTGCCCCTGATCCTCGCCACCACCACCTTCGTCCTGCCCGCCGACGAACATGCGACCCCGGCAGCCAAGGCCAAGCCGAAGGCCGCGGTCCAGGCCCAGGCCTCCACCCCGGCGGCCCACGGCCCGGCCCCCGCCGCCGATGCGCCGGACAGCCCCAGCGCGGCCCTCGCCGAGCTCAGCGCCGGCAATGCCAGGTTCGTGGGCGGAAAGCGCGTCCGCACCCTGGACACCGGCCATGACGCGGCCATGCGCGCGGCCCTGGTGGGCGGGCAGGCGCCCTTCGCCGTGGTCATCACCTGCTCGGATAGCCGGGTACCCGACGCCCTCCTCTTCGACCAGGAGGCGGGGCGCCTCTTCACCATCCGCGAAGCCGGCAATGCGCCGGACCTGCAGGGCATCGCCTCGGCCGAGTACGCCGCCGAGCACCTGGGCTCCAAGCTCATCGTCGTCATGGGCCACACCAGCTGCGGCGCCGTGAAGGCCGTGCGCGAGGCCAACGGCAAGTCCCTGCCCGGCAACCTCTGGGCCCTGCAGGCGGGCATGGCGGGCCTGCTGGAGAGCACGCCCCAGGATCCCAACGAGGACGCCAAGGGACACCTCGGCCGGCTGGAGGAGGCCAATGCCCGCCGCCAGGCCCAGGCCATGCTCGACCGCTCCGCCCTGCTGCGGGACCTCGCCGCCGCCGAGAAGCTCTGGATCGTGCCCGCCCTCTACAACCTGGCCAGCGGCAAGGTGCAGTTCTTCAAACCGATCGCGGTGGTTCCCGTGCCGCAGGCGCACCACTAG